The proteins below are encoded in one region of Desulfuromonadaceae bacterium:
- a CDS encoding DUF4258 domain-containing protein: protein MLPEPLRPTEAKKLIRKILGGGFVTYAQPHAEDRMRQRSITTVDCANVLRGGVVAEGELENGSWRYRVYTPRICIVIRFESETVLEVVTAWREK, encoded by the coding sequence ATGCTCCCCGAACCACTCAGGCCCACTGAGGCAAAAAAACTGATCCGCAAGATCCTTGGCGGTGGGTTTGTTACTTATGCGCAACCACACGCTGAAGATCGAATGCGCCAGCGCAGCATCACGACTGTAGATTGCGCCAATGTGCTACGCGGTGGCGTAGTCGCTGAAGGCGAGCTGGAAAACGGCAGTTGGCGGTACAGGGTGTACACCCCTCGAATCTGTATCGTTATCAGATTCGAGTCCGAGACGGTGCTGGAAGTCGTTACTGCATGGAGAGAAAAATGA
- a CDS encoding ATP-binding cassette domain-containing protein has protein sequence MIHLTNISKQHGSQILFQHASLQILPGSRGGLVGPNGAGKSTIFRLITGEEEVDSGDIICAKKTLIGYFSQDVGEMAGRSALEEVMAASAKTVALGEQIQSMEAAMCEPLDDDALAGLLERYGDAQEEFEHRGGYALESRAQAVLTGLGIGPDDYSRPVESFSGGWKMRIALARILTLNPDVLLLDEPTNHLDVESIVWLEQWLANDYQGALLMTSHDRDFMNRIVSRIIEVGNQTVTTYGGNYDFYLREREIRREQLLASYKRQQEMLAKEEEFIARFAARASHAAQVQSRVKKLEKIERIVLPPEQRKINFEFKDPPRSGDDVFSFTELNKSWPLAEGGEKPVFSGVSGLVRRQQRIAVVGVNGAGKSTFLKVLAGQTAPSSGNVTIGASINLGYFSQHSMDVLAPDKSVFATVQDALPNASIGSIHNLCAAFLFQGDDVEKRISRLSGGEKSRVVLATLLARPLNVLVLDEPTNHLDIQSREILLIALQGFAGTVLLVSHDRHFLRALVNRVFEIDHGEMRTYEGDYDYYLTKSGREAWVA, from the coding sequence ATGATCCATTTGACCAATATCAGCAAGCAGCACGGTTCGCAGATCCTCTTTCAGCACGCCAGCCTGCAGATTCTGCCCGGCAGTCGCGGCGGCCTGGTCGGGCCGAACGGGGCGGGAAAATCGACGATCTTCCGGCTGATTACCGGCGAAGAGGAGGTCGACAGCGGCGATATCATCTGCGCCAAAAAGACGCTGATCGGCTACTTCTCGCAGGACGTCGGCGAGATGGCGGGACGGTCGGCGCTGGAGGAGGTGATGGCCGCTTCGGCGAAAACGGTGGCGCTGGGGGAGCAGATTCAGTCGATGGAAGCGGCAATGTGCGAGCCGCTGGACGATGACGCGCTGGCCGGTCTGCTGGAGCGCTACGGCGACGCCCAGGAGGAGTTTGAACATCGCGGCGGCTACGCTCTGGAGAGTCGCGCCCAGGCGGTCCTCACCGGCCTCGGTATCGGCCCCGACGATTACAGCCGCCCGGTCGAATCGTTCAGCGGCGGCTGGAAGATGCGTATCGCCCTGGCGCGAATTTTGACCCTCAACCCCGACGTGCTCCTTCTCGACGAGCCGACCAACCACCTCGACGTCGAATCGATTGTCTGGCTGGAGCAGTGGCTGGCGAACGACTATCAGGGCGCGCTGCTGATGACCAGCCACGACCGCGATTTCATGAACCGTATCGTCTCGCGGATCATCGAAGTGGGGAACCAGACCGTCACCACCTACGGCGGCAACTACGATTTTTATCTGCGTGAACGCGAGATCCGCCGCGAGCAGCTGCTGGCCAGCTACAAGCGTCAGCAAGAGATGCTGGCCAAGGAAGAGGAGTTCATCGCCCGTTTCGCCGCCCGCGCCTCGCATGCCGCGCAGGTGCAGTCACGCGTCAAGAAACTGGAGAAGATCGAGCGTATCGTCCTGCCACCGGAGCAGCGCAAGATCAACTTCGAATTCAAGGACCCGCCGCGCAGCGGCGACGACGTCTTTTCTTTTACGGAGCTCAACAAAAGCTGGCCCCTCGCGGAGGGCGGCGAGAAGCCGGTCTTTTCCGGCGTCTCGGGGCTGGTGCGTCGGCAGCAGCGGATCGCCGTGGTCGGGGTCAACGGGGCGGGCAAGTCGACCTTCCTCAAGGTACTCGCCGGGCAGACCGCGCCGAGCAGCGGCAACGTCACCATCGGCGCGAGCATCAATCTCGGCTACTTCAGCCAGCACTCAATGGATGTCCTCGCCCCCGACAAGAGCGTCTTCGCCACGGTGCAGGACGCGCTCCCCAACGCCTCGATCGGCTCGATCCACAACCTCTGCGCGGCGTTTCTCTTTCAGGGGGACGATGTCGAAAAACGGATCAGCCGCCTCTCCGGCGGCGAAAAGAGCCGGGTGGTGCTGGCGACGCTACTGGCGCGCCCGCTCAATGTGCTGGTTCTCGATGAGCCGACCAACCATCTCGACATCCAGTCTCGCGAAATCCTCCTCATCGCGTTGCAGGGCTTTGCCGGTACCGTGCTGCTGGTTAGCCATGACCGCCACTTTTTGCGCGCGCTGGTCAACCGGGTCTTTGAGATCGATCACGGCGAGATGCGGACCTACGAAGGGGATTACGATTACTACCTGACCAAGAGCGGGCGCGAGGCGTGGGTGGCCTGA
- the cadA gene encoding cadmium-translocating P-type ATPase, with the protein MNQLHTERYTLQNLDCGACAAKIERELLKTAGVEEAVIDFANLTLHLQATDIPGALDVIRRIEPAVVVTPKSASGGEAEAHDHVASDSYRKELVLIGVAAVILVALLVFEDRFHALAWPAVEYVAALVAYLLVGWNVLLGATRTIRRGQWFDENVLMTIATLGALAIHALAEAVGVMLFFKVGELLQNLAVSKSRRSVRAILAARPDRAMVKTASGFVETVPAQVKVGDSFLVKPGEKVPLDGEVVAGRSQLDTSPLTGEPVPVRVRPGDTIMAGTINTSAALEVRATRPFASSSIARVLELVENAAARKATTEKFITTFARYYTPAVVAIAAAIALLPPLVISDALFSTWIYRALVLLVISCPCALVISIPLGYFGGIGRASHNGILIKGSMFIDALAKVTTVVFDKTGTLTRGAFTVDQVVPDNGYAADDLLRYAAAAELHSTHPIGTSILADLRARGLELDESQVSEHHSIPGRGVSATCQGKRIVVGNDALLHEKGIDHTLCVFDGSVAHVIVDDQYAGYVLIGDQLKPDAVKAMEVLRANGVNTLIMLTGDNECTAAGVANTLKLDAFHAELLPEDKVRIFEEISADHPRGEKVAFVGDGINDAPVLARADVGVAMGGLGADAAIETADVVLMTDSPLKMAKAVIIARDTRRIVMQNIVLALSVKGIFMLLGAVGMATMWEAVFADMGTALLALLNATRALRGSSDQV; encoded by the coding sequence ATGAACCAGTTACACACCGAACGCTATACCCTGCAAAACCTCGACTGCGGTGCCTGCGCCGCCAAAATCGAACGCGAACTGCTGAAAACCGCCGGGGTAGAAGAGGCGGTGATCGATTTTGCCAATCTCACCCTCCACCTGCAGGCGACCGATATCCCCGGAGCGCTGGACGTCATCAGGCGCATCGAACCCGCCGTCGTCGTCACCCCGAAGTCCGCCAGCGGCGGTGAAGCGGAGGCTCACGACCATGTTGCGAGCGACAGTTATCGCAAAGAGCTTGTTTTAATCGGCGTCGCTGCCGTCATTCTCGTCGCTCTGCTGGTATTTGAAGACCGCTTTCATGCCCTGGCCTGGCCCGCAGTGGAATATGTCGCAGCCCTGGTCGCCTATCTGCTGGTCGGCTGGAATGTTCTGCTCGGCGCAACGCGCACCATTCGTCGCGGACAATGGTTCGATGAAAATGTGCTGATGACCATCGCCACTCTCGGTGCTCTGGCGATCCATGCCCTCGCCGAGGCGGTCGGCGTGATGCTTTTTTTCAAGGTCGGGGAGCTGCTTCAGAATCTCGCCGTTTCCAAGTCGCGCCGCTCGGTGCGTGCTATTCTCGCCGCCCGCCCCGACCGGGCCATGGTCAAGACCGCCAGCGGTTTTGTCGAAACAGTTCCGGCGCAGGTGAAGGTTGGCGACAGCTTCCTGGTCAAGCCGGGGGAGAAGGTGCCCCTTGATGGCGAAGTGGTGGCAGGGCGTTCGCAGCTCGACACCTCGCCGCTGACCGGCGAGCCGGTGCCGGTTCGGGTGCGGCCGGGCGATACCATCATGGCCGGGACGATCAACACCAGCGCGGCGCTGGAGGTGCGGGCGACCAGGCCCTTTGCATCATCCTCAATTGCGCGCGTGCTGGAACTGGTCGAGAATGCTGCCGCCCGCAAAGCAACCACTGAAAAATTCATCACCACCTTTGCCCGTTACTACACCCCGGCGGTGGTCGCCATAGCTGCGGCGATCGCTCTGCTGCCGCCACTGGTGATCAGTGACGCCCTTTTTTCGACCTGGATTTACCGTGCCCTGGTGCTGCTGGTAATCTCCTGCCCCTGCGCGCTGGTGATCAGTATCCCGCTCGGATATTTCGGCGGCATTGGCCGCGCCTCACACAACGGCATCCTGATCAAAGGCTCGATGTTTATCGATGCGCTCGCCAAGGTCACGACGGTGGTTTTCGACAAAACCGGCACCCTGACCCGAGGCGCTTTTACCGTCGATCAGGTGGTTCCTGATAATGGCTATGCGGCGGATGATCTGTTGCGCTATGCGGCGGCGGCAGAACTGCATTCCACCCATCCTATCGGCACATCGATCCTTGCTGATCTGCGCGCCCGCGGGCTGGAACTCGACGAATCGCAGGTCAGCGAGCATCACTCCATCCCCGGTCGGGGGGTCAGTGCAACCTGTCAGGGGAAGCGAATTGTAGTCGGCAATGACGCCCTGTTGCACGAAAAAGGGATCGACCACACCCTGTGCGTTTTCGACGGCAGCGTTGCCCATGTGATTGTCGATGACCAGTACGCCGGTTATGTGTTGATTGGCGACCAGTTGAAACCCGATGCCGTAAAGGCGATGGAGGTGCTACGCGCGAACGGAGTCAACACGCTGATCATGCTCACCGGGGATAACGAATGTACCGCCGCCGGAGTCGCCAACACCCTGAAGCTGGACGCGTTCCATGCCGAGCTGTTGCCGGAGGACAAGGTGCGTATTTTTGAAGAGATCAGCGCCGACCATCCCAGGGGTGAAAAAGTTGCCTTTGTTGGCGACGGTATCAACGACGCGCCGGTTCTGGCCCGCGCCGATGTGGGGGTCGCCATGGGCGGCCTCGGTGCCGATGCCGCCATTGAAACGGCCGATGTGGTGCTGATGACCGACTCACCGCTGAAAATGGCTAAAGCCGTGATCATCGCCAGAGATACCCGCCGGATCGTGATGCAGAACATTGTCCTGGCCTTGTCGGTCAAGGGCATTTTCATGCTGCTCGGAGCCGTCGGCATGGCGACCATGTGGGAAGCGGTCTTCGCCGACATGGGTACCGCTCTGCTGGCGCTGCTTAATGCTACCCGGGCCTTGCGGGGCAGTTCTGATCAAGTGTGA
- a CDS encoding metalloregulator ArsR/SmtB family transcription factor: MANKKTSVTTVGDDSCAVYGIHEEIIRGVQQQWPGAESLEALAEFYRLFGDKTRLGIIWALSVHEMCVCDLCELLKMQQSAVSHQLRTLKLARIVRSRREGKMVFYALDDDHIRDVLGVGYEHLKERG; this comes from the coding sequence ATGGCGAATAAAAAAACTTCGGTCACAACTGTAGGCGACGATAGCTGCGCCGTTTACGGCATTCACGAAGAAATTATCCGTGGCGTACAGCAGCAATGGCCTGGGGCGGAGAGTCTCGAAGCGCTGGCGGAATTTTACCGGCTGTTCGGCGACAAGACCCGGCTGGGGATCATCTGGGCGTTGAGCGTCCACGAGATGTGCGTTTGTGACCTGTGTGAACTGCTTAAGATGCAGCAGTCGGCGGTTTCACACCAGTTGCGCACCCTCAAGCTGGCGCGCATCGTCCGTTCGCGGCGCGAGGGCAAGATGGTTTTTTATGCCCTGGATGACGACCACATCCGCGACGTCCTGGGCGTCGGCTACGAACACCTGAAAGAACGCGGATAA
- a CDS encoding CBS domain-containing protein, with product MEKTIRDILDEKGSTVFTIDADSKVFAALGELADKNIGALLVMDAQKVAGIFTERDYARRVVLKGLSPHETVVREVMTSLVNTTTLHETVEEAMAVMTDRRCRHLPVFDNNQLVGMVSIGDLVKAALDEKKFIINQLESYIKNG from the coding sequence ATCGAAAAAACGATTCGCGATATTCTGGATGAAAAAGGCAGCACGGTTTTCACTATCGACGCTGACAGCAAGGTCTTCGCTGCACTGGGGGAGCTGGCCGACAAGAATATCGGCGCGTTGCTGGTTATGGACGCACAGAAAGTCGCCGGCATATTTACCGAGCGCGACTATGCGCGCAGGGTAGTGCTAAAGGGGTTGTCGCCACACGAAACGGTCGTCAGGGAGGTCATGACCTCTCTGGTTAATACCACCACCCTGCACGAAACCGTGGAGGAGGCGATGGCGGTAATGACCGACAGGCGTTGTCGTCATCTACCGGTGTTCGACAACAACCAGCTAGTCGGCATGGTCTCGATCGGTGACCTGGTCAAGGCGGCGCTCGACGAGAAGAAATTTATCATCAATCAGCTCGAAAGCTATATCAAAAACGGCTGA
- a CDS encoding peptide chain release factor 3, translated as MSKIEEEVAKRRTFGIISHPDAGKTTLTEKLLLFGGAIQMAGAVKARKASRHATSDWMAIEQERGISVTSSVMKFNYRDYDVNLLDTPGHQDFSEDTYRVLTAVDSALMVIDSAKGVETQTKKLMEVCRMRNTPVITFINKLDREGMNPLDLLADIEDTLQIECAPMSWPIGMGKRFRGVYNLYRKELVLFTPGQAVRNGDTVTITDLHDPRVDELLGDQADELRSDVALLEGAANPFELDEYLKANQTPVFFGSAINNFGIRELLDAFVELAPQPGARPAASRDVAPEEDDFSGFVFKIQANMDPAHRDRIAFLRICSGKFERGMKVRHHRIGKDVNLANATIFMAQDRSHVEEAWAGDIIGIHNHGTIKIGDTFSLKEPLKFTGIPSFAPEHFRRVRLKNPLKVKQLDKGLTQLSEEGAVQVFRPLLGADWILGAVGVLQFDVTMARLRNEYGVDAAYEPIDYATARWIECADKKKLAEFEKKNQGNLALDAEGNLTYLASSEWRLGHVAEQWPDINFVKTREHN; from the coding sequence GTGAGTAAAATCGAGGAAGAAGTCGCCAAACGCCGCACCTTCGGCATCATCAGCCACCCCGATGCGGGGAAGACCACCTTAACCGAAAAGTTGCTCCTCTTCGGTGGCGCCATTCAGATGGCCGGTGCGGTCAAGGCGCGCAAGGCGAGCCGTCACGCCACCAGCGACTGGATGGCGATCGAGCAGGAACGGGGCATTTCAGTTACCTCGTCGGTGATGAAATTCAACTATCGGGATTACGATGTCAACCTGCTCGACACCCCCGGTCACCAGGATTTTTCCGAGGACACCTACCGGGTGCTGACGGCGGTCGACAGCGCCTTGATGGTGATCGACAGTGCCAAGGGGGTCGAGACCCAGACCAAGAAGTTGATGGAAGTCTGCCGGATGCGCAATACGCCGGTCATCACCTTTATCAACAAACTTGATCGTGAAGGGATGAATCCGCTCGACCTGCTTGCCGACATTGAAGATACGTTGCAGATCGAATGTGCGCCAATGTCGTGGCCGATCGGCATGGGGAAGCGCTTTCGCGGGGTTTATAACCTCTATCGCAAGGAACTGGTGCTCTTTACTCCGGGGCAGGCAGTGCGCAACGGCGACACAGTGACCATCACTGATCTGCACGATCCACGGGTCGATGAACTGCTCGGCGATCAGGCCGATGAGCTGCGCAGCGATGTCGCACTTCTTGAAGGGGCTGCCAATCCATTTGAACTTGACGAATACCTCAAGGCGAACCAGACCCCGGTCTTTTTCGGCAGTGCGATCAATAACTTCGGTATCCGCGAACTTCTCGATGCCTTTGTCGAACTGGCCCCGCAGCCCGGTGCGCGTCCCGCCGCGAGTCGCGATGTCGCTCCCGAAGAAGATGATTTTTCCGGTTTTGTTTTTAAGATTCAGGCCAACATGGATCCGGCGCATCGCGACCGGATTGCTTTTCTGCGCATCTGTTCCGGCAAGTTTGAGCGCGGCATGAAAGTGCGCCATCATCGCATTGGCAAAGATGTCAATCTGGCCAACGCGACGATCTTCATGGCGCAGGATCGATCCCATGTCGAAGAAGCCTGGGCGGGAGATATTATCGGCATTCACAACCACGGCACGATCAAGATTGGCGACACATTTTCCCTCAAGGAGCCACTCAAATTTACCGGGATCCCCAGTTTTGCTCCCGAGCATTTCCGCCGTGTACGGCTTAAAAATCCGCTCAAGGTCAAGCAGCTTGACAAGGGGCTGACTCAACTCTCCGAGGAAGGGGCCGTGCAGGTTTTTCGGCCACTGCTCGGGGCCGACTGGATTCTCGGCGCGGTCGGGGTGTTGCAATTCGACGTGACGATGGCGCGATTGAGGAATGAGTATGGGGTCGACGCTGCCTATGAGCCGATCGATTATGCGACCGCTCGCTGGATAGAGTGTGCCGACAAAAAAAAGCTGGCGGAATTTGAAAAGAAGAATCAGGGGAATCTGGCGCTCGATGCCGAGGGCAATCTAACCTATCTGGCCTCAAGCGAGTGGCGTCTTGGGCATGTCGCCGAACAATGGCCGGATATCAACTTTGTCAAGACGCGGGAGCACAACTGA
- a CDS encoding SH3-like domain-containing protein: MKKRFMLLLVASLALILVAGCSKDESKTTADQKPAAEKAAAPATASAAGKSGTVIETIDAAGYTYVQVDTGTEKFWAAAPQFAAKAGDPVIVPEGMPMENYHSKSLDRTFDVVYFVDSVVVGGAQSASASGGAMPEGHPAIDNPATTPAAAAVDLTNIKKAGKTVAEIFAEKDQLNGKAVEVRGKVVKYSPEIMGKNWIHIQDGTGSEGTNDLTVTTSAQATQGDTVVVSGLVTTNKDFGYGYKYDVIIEDATVKAE; encoded by the coding sequence GTGAAAAAGAGATTCATGTTACTGCTCGTTGCATCGCTCGCGTTAATTCTGGTCGCGGGGTGCAGCAAGGACGAATCAAAAACGACAGCCGACCAGAAACCGGCCGCTGAGAAGGCCGCTGCTCCCGCCACTGCGTCGGCGGCAGGCAAGTCGGGCACCGTCATTGAAACGATCGACGCGGCAGGCTATACCTATGTGCAGGTTGATACCGGCACAGAAAAATTCTGGGCCGCAGCGCCACAATTCGCGGCCAAAGCTGGCGACCCGGTGATCGTCCCTGAAGGGATGCCGATGGAGAACTATCACAGCAAGTCTCTCGATCGTACCTTTGATGTCGTCTACTTTGTCGATTCAGTCGTCGTCGGCGGGGCTCAAAGCGCCTCCGCTTCTGGCGGGGCAATGCCCGAAGGTCACCCGGCAATCGACAACCCGGCCACGACACCGGCAGCCGCCGCAGTTGACCTGACCAATATCAAAAAAGCCGGCAAGACGGTCGCCGAAATTTTTGCCGAAAAGGATCAGCTCAACGGCAAGGCGGTTGAGGTCCGCGGCAAGGTCGTCAAGTACAGCCCCGAGATCATGGGGAAAAACTGGATCCATATCCAGGACGGAACCGGCAGCGAAGGCACCAATGACCTGACAGTCACCACCTCGGCGCAGGCCACACAGGGTGACACCGTGGTCGTTAGTGGCCTGGTCACCACCAACAAGGATTTCGGCTACGGCTACAAATACGACGTCATTATTGAAGACGCTACGGTCAAGGCAGAATAA
- a CDS encoding NAD(P)H-quinone oxidoreductase — translation MKAVLLDGFGGLEVLKIGAIDQPTPKANEVLIKVAATSINRPDLVQREGKYPPPAGDSEILGLEVAGTIAALGADVSGWQVGDRVMGLVGGGGYAEYAVAYAAHLMAIPATMSFEEAACVCESYITAFLNVFMIGDLQDGQTAILHGGGGGVNTAAIQLAKALTPHAKLIVTAHPQKLERVKELGADLVIDYTQHPDFSELVKEFTAKKGVDVILDHVGAKYLAPNMNSLAYKGKLVIIGVISGIKAELNLALMMVKRQQIIGSVLRSRPVAEKTEIIEAFTRRALPKFADRTIVPIIEKVFPLEDVVGAHRMMEEDRHFGKIVMKIG, via the coding sequence ATGAAAGCCGTACTGCTCGATGGATTCGGTGGTCTTGAGGTACTCAAGATCGGTGCGATTGACCAACCGACCCCGAAAGCCAATGAAGTCCTGATCAAGGTCGCTGCAACTTCGATCAACCGCCCCGACCTGGTCCAGCGCGAAGGGAAATACCCGCCACCAGCGGGCGATTCAGAGATTCTCGGCCTGGAAGTTGCGGGCACCATCGCGGCGCTCGGTGCCGATGTGAGCGGCTGGCAGGTCGGTGACCGGGTCATGGGGCTGGTCGGTGGCGGCGGGTATGCCGAATACGCCGTGGCCTACGCCGCGCACCTGATGGCGATCCCCGCCACGATGAGTTTTGAGGAAGCGGCCTGCGTCTGCGAATCGTATATTACCGCATTTCTCAATGTCTTCATGATCGGTGACTTGCAAGACGGCCAGACCGCAATCCTGCATGGCGGCGGCGGCGGCGTGAATACCGCCGCGATCCAGCTGGCCAAGGCATTGACGCCGCATGCCAAATTGATCGTTACCGCCCACCCGCAAAAACTGGAGCGGGTCAAGGAGCTTGGTGCTGATCTGGTCATCGACTATACGCAACACCCCGATTTCAGCGAACTGGTCAAAGAGTTCACGGCCAAAAAAGGGGTTGACGTCATTCTCGATCACGTCGGGGCCAAATATCTTGCGCCGAACATGAATTCCCTTGCCTATAAGGGGAAACTGGTGATCATCGGCGTCATCTCCGGGATCAAGGCCGAACTGAACCTTGCGCTGATGATGGTCAAGCGCCAGCAGATCATCGGTTCGGTCCTGCGCTCCCGCCCGGTCGCTGAAAAAACCGAGATTATCGAGGCATTCACCCGGCGGGCGCTGCCCAAATTTGCCGATCGCACCATTGTACCGATCATCGAAAAGGTCTTTCCTCTGGAGGATGTGGTCGGGGCACACCGGATGATGGAAGAAGACCGGCACTTCGGCAAGATTGTCATGAAAATCGGTTGA
- a CDS encoding Rne/Rng family ribonuclease has product MSKELVINTTAFETRVALLESSHIAELYIERTRDRGIVGNIYKGRVLRVLPGMQAAFVDIGQEKAAFLYVADVFEEIEAVERFVEGGSNGLLPTGDTAENEIHLPPIEELLQEGQELLVQVAKEPLGTKGARITSHISLPGRHLVYMPTVDHIGISRRIENEEERERLREIVEELRPTGSGFIVRTVSEGKTAEDLRSDMEFLINLWESVDKRKSGISAPCLVHSDLDVTCKVLRDILTEDVDRIIVDAPDERDKIERFIGTFMPKQSYVIDLYQADAPIFDAFGLEVEIARALGRKVWLKSGGYIIIEQTEALTAIDVNTGRYVGKHNLEDTIFKTNLEAVKEIAFQLRLRNIGGLIIIDFIDMEKEPHRERVHQSLEEALKSDKSKTNILKISELGLVEMTRKRVRESIGRTLCEPCPYCEGKGYVKSQTTIVYEIFRELRRDMLNMPGYRLTLQVHPDIASLLYDEERAGIEELEKRFEKQISITTRPGFHIEQFEIMVG; this is encoded by the coding sequence ATGAGTAAGGAACTGGTCATCAATACGACGGCGTTTGAAACGCGCGTCGCGTTGCTGGAAAGCAGCCACATCGCCGAGCTTTATATCGAGCGGACTCGCGACCGCGGAATTGTTGGCAATATCTACAAAGGGCGAGTGCTGCGTGTCCTGCCGGGGATGCAGGCGGCGTTTGTTGATATCGGTCAGGAGAAGGCGGCATTTTTGTACGTGGCCGATGTGTTTGAAGAAATTGAAGCCGTGGAACGTTTTGTCGAGGGGGGCTCCAACGGGCTGTTGCCGACCGGCGATACTGCCGAAAATGAGATTCACCTGCCGCCCATCGAAGAGCTGCTGCAAGAAGGGCAGGAACTGCTGGTTCAGGTCGCCAAGGAGCCTCTGGGAACCAAGGGGGCGCGGATTACCTCACACATTTCGCTTCCCGGACGACATCTGGTTTATATGCCGACGGTCGATCACATCGGCATCTCGCGCCGCATCGAAAATGAGGAAGAGCGTGAGCGTCTGCGTGAAATCGTCGAAGAGCTGCGCCCGACCGGGAGCGGTTTCATTGTCCGCACCGTATCTGAAGGGAAAACGGCTGAAGATCTGCGCTCCGATATGGAGTTTTTGATCAATCTGTGGGAAAGCGTTGACAAGCGCAAAAGTGGAATCAGCGCCCCCTGTCTGGTTCATTCTGACCTCGATGTGACGTGTAAGGTGTTACGCGACATCCTTACCGAGGATGTTGACCGGATCATTGTCGATGCGCCGGATGAGCGCGACAAGATTGAACGTTTTATCGGCACTTTTATGCCGAAACAAAGCTATGTTATCGATCTCTATCAGGCCGATGCGCCGATCTTCGACGCCTTCGGTCTTGAAGTTGAAATTGCGCGGGCGCTGGGGCGCAAGGTTTGGTTGAAAAGCGGCGGCTATATCATTATCGAACAGACCGAAGCGTTAACCGCCATCGATGTCAATACCGGTCGCTACGTCGGCAAACATAACCTTGAAGACACGATTTTTAAAACCAATCTCGAAGCGGTCAAGGAAATTGCTTTTCAGCTGCGTCTGCGCAACATCGGTGGCTTGATCATTATCGATTTTATCGATATGGAGAAGGAGCCGCATCGCGAGCGGGTGCATCAGTCGCTGGAAGAAGCGCTTAAAAGCGACAAGAGCAAGACCAATATCCTCAAAATTTCGGAACTGGGACTGGTGGAAATGACCCGCAAGCGGGTTCGGGAAAGTATCGGCCGGACCCTCTGTGAACCGTGCCCTTACTGCGAAGGGAAGGGGTATGTCAAAAGCCAGACCACGATTGTCTACGAAATTTTCAGGGAACTGCGGCGTGACATGCTTAACATGCCGGGTTATCGGCTGACGTTGCAGGTTCACCCCGATATCGCCTCGTTATTGTACGATGAAGAACGTGCCGGCATCGAGGAGTTGGAAAAACGCTTCGAAAAACAGATATCGATCACCACCCGACCGGGATTTCATATCGAACAGTTCGAAATTATGGTCGGGTGA